The window CAAATATGAGGTAATCTATCTCTCCATTTTCCATTGCGATTGCAACTGTGTTCTAccatttttgtttacttttttaaGATCTCAGcttattaccttatttgttgACGAGATTATTGATTCATATCTGTACTTTAATGTCTTCGGTTCTAGAATTtggggttttcttcttctttttgctgctttaacaattataatatcttttttactttaatttgttGTTTGGACTGGGAACTCTTATATCTCGTGAATGTAATACTAGTATATCTCGTGAATGGAAAGCTAGTAATGGCAGCTGCAGATATGGAAGTCTTTGTTTCTTGTGGTTTATGCTTAATTTTTTTCCTTACATAAgcagtattttttatttatttaaaataatgttGCTTatgggaaaaaaagaagaagctaatCCTTCTTTCACCTGTTTCCCATAAGAAAAGTGaagaaataaatattttattaaagaGCGATGCGAAGTGGTATCAGTAATAAAATAATACCCTGCTGATTTAGAATTAGTCTGATTCACTCGGGCGTGCTTGTGACTAGAAGAAGATTCATCATTCTCACTTATAGTGTTTGAGCTAAAGCTACACATGAAGCCATAATAACACTATATTCGCCCCTAGTCATGACTCATGAGAAACTTATACACACGCTTACTGAGATAGACTATGTCTAATAGTTTTCAGTGATCAAGTCTCCTTTGTTTAGTAGCTAGTTAGAGTACTATATTTTCTTCTCTATCCTAACATTAAAATGATAGAACAGATTCCTATTTTAGTACGTAAATGAGTTTGGTAATGCCAAAAAGTTTTGGCTGCTTAGAATAATTTTGTTTTGTTATCCCCTATACATGAATATATTATGACTCTCCTAATGTGCACAAAATCCTCCATTCATGTTTTTTTGGTTGACAGCCTCCATCCCCAAGTCAAGTGGGCCCAGAGACCTGATGTGGTGTATCTCACAGTGCTATTACCAGATGCTAAAGATTCGAAAGTAAACCTGGATCCAGAAGGAGTTTTTACCTTCAGTGCTACAGCTGGGGCAGGAGATCGTCACTATGAGCTGAAACTTGAGCTCCTGGATAAAGTTAATGTTGAGGTAGGAGGCGTTTGTTTGATTTGGTTACATCATTAGATTGATTTGGATTTTCTAGTTACTCATATATATGTCCAATTGGGGCAGGTTAGATAGAGCTAGCGTGACAGAAATGTTGTAAATCAGGCTTATAGAAGCCCAATCACTAGATTAATTGAATAAATCAGAAAGGctaattttataatttagttaCGATAAGATATAACAAGAGAATGACAGATTATGTGATTTAGCAATCATAAAATAGTGACAAGGGGATGGCAGTTTGTGTGGTTTAGCTATCATAATATCGTATCTGGTGGTGAAGAGGAACTGAATTACTGAAGATACAAATTTTAACCAGCCTTTGATTTAGTTGCTATACTTGTCTATCCCCGGTACTTAGAATTGCATTCTAACTTGCAATTTCATTCTGAAGGAGAGCAAAATAAGTATTGGCGTGAGAAGTATAGTCTGCGTTTTGCAAAAAGCAGAGCCAAAATGGTGGAACAAATTATTGCGTGGAGATGCGAAAACACCACACTATGTGAAAGTAGATTGGGATAAGTGGGTGGATGAAGATGATGAAGCTGATGCTGGTATCATCTCTATCATGTTCTGACGATCTCTTACCATATTTGTTATAACACATGCAGAAACTGACTTACTGCTTTCTATATTTTTTAGGTCCTGGCGATATGGATATGAACTCAATGGATTTCTCGGTAAAAATTTAATGCGTTACTCTATATATATGTTGCATGTTTGGTTTTGGAATATCTTCTGATCTTTCTCTTGACTAATTTGTAGAAATTCGGTGATATGGGTGGAATGATGGGTGGAATGGGAGGTGATATGGCTGGAATGATGGGTGGAATGGGTGGAATGATGGGTGGGATGGGTGGCATGATGGGCGGGATGGGAGGTGATATGGCTGGAATGATGGGTGGAATGGGAGGTGATATGGGGGATGACCTTGATGATAGCGATGATGAAGGTAATTTGATAGCTCTGAAGCATGTATAGATTACCTGATTTTTGGTTATGTTGATGTTTTGTTGGATTTGTATCCTCATGGAATCAGTGATAACATATTTTTCACGACTTCTTTTGGCCATTCTTTGTCCTTTTTGCATAAAAAGTTTTCCTTGTCTCTTCCAATCCTCTGGAATGCACAGGTGGGGAAGAATTGGAGCAAACCTATTGGAAATGGCGGAACTTAGCCAAATCTTGAACTAACCGTTTCTGGTTGTTTCTACAGCATTTGTCATAAATGAGATACTACAAGTTAGATTTTTTTTAGAAGAATCTTGTAATGGCCATTCAGCAACCTTTTAATGTCAATGAATTGCTGTGGTCTCGAAGTGTTCTAATTTCTTAAAATCATGTTCACTTGAGCTGCCTCATAAAGTGGTATACAAAGAGTAACAATTGTATTGCTTTAGTTGGCAAGATTAAGGTACTTGATGAGATGTTAAAGGTTTCGTTGATCTGATGACACTTCAAAGACAGGTATGATGAGAAATCAAGAATTAGAAAGATTCTAGAACTTGAGAAGTACATAATAGTGTATGTCTCCTTTGGTGTGTTTCAAGATAAAGCTTGATCCCCAGTGTTACCTCCTTCCAAAAGTTGAAGGTCGCGGATAAATTTGGAATATATGTTGTAAATATGCTAATCAGGATATTTCCTAAAGAAATTATTTGCATACACTACCTTAGGCTATTTGTTATTTGAAGGAGTGTATATTGTTTAGATGCTTATGTTGTGTGATTTCCCTTCCTTCTACCTTGGGGTTTATTGTGGCCTTTTCTACTTGTCATAGGGTATATAAAAGCTCGATTTAATTCTCTTTTGCAGAGCAAGAAGTGACAAAGCCTTCAGCTAAAGCTGATGAGAAGGTAGATGGGGAGCCTAAGGAAGAAGGCAGCAAGGTAGCTGATGAGGCTAAATAGGGAAAAAGTGGGAGCTCCGCCAGGCTCTCGAGTGCATAAATAGAGGTTGTTGCAGAGATTGTTGGCTTTGCTTTCAGCAATGCACTAGAGTGGCATGGTTATAAGTAGTCCCTTTCAGTTCATGAAAGTAGAGAAAGCTTGTTGCGCTTGGGAGTTTGCTGTGAGGGACATTATCATTTTCATCCACCTGAGCTGGAAAACATACCTCTATTCTCTAAAATTTGGGTTTTTGTAATATTGTTTAAGTTCGACTGAAAATGGTGTTTTTGAATGACTTGGATCAAATCTCTGTACCTTTCTGAACTGCCATCTCTCTTTTTCGTGCTTCTGCTTAAAATGTGTGGTAGTTGAGAAGATAGTTTTGATTTGCTTGACCAGGTTGAGGGGTTGACATATATGAGTGCGTCCCTGTTGCGTTTTGGCGGATTAAGTTAATCTCAAATGAATTTTGTCGCTAGTAGTTTGGAAATGATTTTAACAAGAAAAAGGGTACGTGTACCTTATGATGGATTTTCctgtttaaataattaaatagtaATGTTTTCAACCATTAATTAATTTATGGTTAATGTTCTTTCTGTTTTCGCAAAAGCATAGTCTCAAGTTCACGCAGAGGAGGAGGAAGGTCACAAGTGTAAGCATAACCTAATTATGAGAAAAAGTTTTATCAAATTGAAATTAAGGTACAATTGACTGAAATAAACAGCCGAGCGAGGAAGCCATCTACTTGGTCCTCTCCTCTGTTAGCAATTAACAACAAATTCGTTAGGCTTATCGTTTAGTGATATTATATTACTAGGGAGATTGCCGCGCTTTGCGCGGTTATAAATCACACccatatatttaaaaataattttttatagatTTAGTTGAGATATAATAGATAATTTCTGTACCCGAGTATACTATATATATGTTTGTGTGCGCCCATAAAAAGTCAATTATGTATTGATGAATTacaatttacaaaaataaataattttggtAAGAATTAGAGCTCACACGAACTTCATATTTTATTTTCGAtattcaataaaagtaaaaaaaggaaAGTTTTCACTTATATTTATATGGTGTGTCGGGAAGGTTAATACATTCTTTCCCTCTTTATTCCTTAAGACTCCACTCTACCCTTTATTTTTAagttctctttctttcttttttttttttttttcaatattcaCTGTTTTTCCTACTATCATTTCCTAAATTACATTTGTGTCTTCCTTCTTTTCTCTCACAATCACACAGTTGCTCTAGGAAAAAACTTTTGCTCCCTTCTTCATGCAAAAATTTTCTACAAAATTTCAATAGTTTTGTTTCCTTCTATTTTAATAGTATTAAGAGAAATAATAAGAAACATAGCGTTTCAAATTTCTTTGCGTGCTTACACCTGCCAATTTTGCTATGTTCCTTCAAGCATGAAGTTTATAAAGTTCAAGACTTTTAATTATTTCAATGATTTCAAGCATGAAGATTCTAAGCTTTTTGTAGTCACATAAGAAGGAAGGAGTATCAAGAATATCTAAGCTTAAAACTTTTAACTATTTCAAAGACTCTGAAACACCCTACAGACATAAACTTAGTTATTGTAGTaaatagaaataaaaatgaattttttatagtcgtataagaagaagaaaggagcaTAAaaaatttgatgtaccaaaattTAAACTACTTCAAATTGAACAATGGAAGTAGAGTCATTGAGTCTCCTATGATCGCCGAAGAGTTTAGCATTCCATTAGAGGTGTCAGGTGTCCTCTGTTTTTGCTAGGCCATTTGATTTACAAATTTTTGCGTCAAATGGAAGAAGGCATAATACATAAACCACACAAACTGAAGGAGTGCTTTTATTCTTGCTTCATCACCTTTCCAGATCCAAAGACCAAAATGATCCAAAATAATGTTATTATTACATATTAAAAATGGAGAGAGCTAATTACCTACCTCTTGTTGAACACTTTTTGCAGTAAAAAGAAATTTCTATTCGTATACTTTTTTTCCCTTACACAAGGAATTAAAACTGAAAATCTATTGCAAACTCACATGAGGTGCAGAGCAATACCTGTAACTTCAAAGAAATAGAAGGAGAATTCTTTCTGGAAAGATACAGAAGGAATAAAATATTAGAGAAAATGACAATTGACTTAAGGAATTATTGCATGATCCATTTAATTTATTTCTTATCTTTCGTTCTCTTCTTCTTTCGTTTTTGTATTGCATTTGTTCGaatcttcttttttctcttgCATTTGTTCATTGTTGTAATATTCCTATAACGTAGGGATCATGTCTTCCCATTACTTTTATTTAGTGTTGCAACCGTTAGACTATTTTTGGAAGGAATAGATGTGACTGTTAGTGTAATTAAGAGGTGACTGTTAAGAAGGTGCTAGTTGGATTTATTAATTAATAGAggaaaaaattgggaaaaaaataaataaacttgaaaaaagataaatagcaaTCCTCATATATGAGAGGTGCCACATCACTCCTTCATGTCCctgctttatattaatatatagaTTGGTTCTCTCCTTTTTCTGGGGTACAACCATCCGAAatttggtagctatagattagaCTAATTTAGATTTTGTTTACCcataaaattggataacaatttaATTTACAAATGGTTTTAATGATATGTAATTTCACTTGGCACGAACTGAGAAATATGAGAATTAATgttagaaattaactgtaaaataaAGCAAATCAATATAATGAgcgattgttgatacccaatttttccctcatatattttaaaatatgcatacgcattttcaaaatattgtacatgcatttacaaacatgcacaagtgtttttacaatttttctacaatttttaaaGACCCTAAACccatttatttctgcatttttaaattacataaatgttcaaaactatccctcatattattttatgataatttaatcatctaaattcatcgtttatgttcatatgagtgttaaaatattttaattgtatttttataattatatttgcatttttaaagactataattgcatattttgcaaaaatagcccctaTATATGCATAACTACCTTATCTACAcggaaaatgactttttatatttttataatattaagtaattattttaaatcaccttcatgtatgaaaattatttttattatttaattagctatttttaaaattattttatttagtaaatttggtatttaacaaatagcccctaATTATACCCAAAATCGGACCCCCCAATCCAATTCAATTAAAAACCATGCCCAAAtttacccagcccaaatcctaaaGACTTCTACCCAACCCCAAATCTCtctaatcttggccgttgatcacagagatcaacgaccaccattctttctttcctttctattccaaatgacccctaaccctaatcattcttcACACACcagccgcccttgaatcccctcttCTCCGGTTCTGTCTAAGACCAAACCTAACCTTAATCGCCACCACCTAAACCTACCCTAATCCCTTCGATTCTTACATGTTCCACGGGATTCCATGGTTGTTTTAGACCTCTATTGGTCTCCTACTTCTTCTGGTTGTTCGACTTTGCTATCTCATAAAAGAGATCTCAAAGAGATCAAGCCCAGATCTTGTTCGAGACTCTTTAAGAGTCTGCCTATGGTCACCTCCATTTGTGAGTGCTATTATCTTGAGTTTTATGGTTCGAATCTTTGGTTCAAAACCAGATTCTCTTTACCCCACCATTTTTActcaaaaccctaatcttttAGACATGAATCTATCCATATCTTTGTAGATCTGGAGTGATTCTGAGTTTGTCAGTGATTTTTCTTTAAAGATCTCTTGTTTCTTTACTGTTAATcgactcaaaatatttttcaaaattagggTTCAACTTCGTCTGTTTTTGCAAAAGGCTTTTTTGAAATTCCTTATGTGTTTGATTAATCTTTCTTTAATGACTGTGTTCCAGTCTTAGTCGTTTGATTGTTCTTTGTTCACTTCAATATTTTATCCGTTATTTTTTGATAGTTGATTGACCGACTCAACCGTCTAAGGTTTCATGTTTTGCTGAGATGATTTACTGTATTTTGCCTGCTTTCCTTAATTTCGAGATTCTTCATTGACATTCCTTGCCTATTAAGCTTAAATTAGGGGTGTTTGACCCCAGATTGGTCTCTAATTACTTATGTTGCCTTATTTGTGTGGTTAATTGCTTGATTTATGGTATTCTGGCCCTAATTGGCTGTCAGACTcacttcttgccttatttgaaactCAATCCGAGTTATTTTTGGGTATAACTCCCTTATTTTCTGCCGTGTCAAgcttgattgattgattgattgtttGATTATTTTCCTTGCCTTACTTGCAATGTTGAACCACCTTGCCTTATTTACTTTACACTACTCGACTACTATAAATACATGACTCTgttcaaacacacacacacagaccTAAGGAAAAACACCTCTAAAAACTCTTGCTCTTTACTACTATTTGGCTATTGCACTGTCTAGCCgtctgaaagccaaggctagatctTGGATCCTATTTACTTCACTCTCCTACTACAAATTCCTGACTGGTATGCCTCACTTTATTATTATTCAGACATTTGTATGATTTAGTTTATGCACTTCATGCTCAACATGATAACTTGCATGTTACTAAATCGGTATGCTTCTTGTTCTCAACATGCCTACTTTCTTGTCATTGAATCAGTATGTTACCCTGATGTTAGTATGCCTTCTCTTAACTAAGACCTATGTGGTTTTTCCCTGCCTTCAATATGTCTACATTGTCTGTTTCCAAGACTTGTGTGTTTTCCTGTTCCTAGCATGTCTATTTTCATGTTGTTTGAATCAGTATGTTTCCTTGGTATTAGTATGCCTATTTCTAAGACTTATGTGCTATATGCTAATGCCTTAATCAACATTCTTATTCACATATGTTTAAACCTAGAGGGTCCTGTTTTCAACATGTCAACTTGCCTGTTTCTATTCACTAGACTTATGTGTTGTCCTGCTTACAACATATCTATGTGTTTGCCCCTATGTCATTAGACCTATGATTGCTGTCCTGTTATAGATGTTCATCCCTAATAAACCCCTGATTAAATCATGGTATCTATGCCCTCAACTTGCTTGCCTTTATGTGTGACTGTTTGATCCAACATACTACCCTATGATTGGTACAAGACTGTATGTTCACCTAGTTTTAGTCAATGGGCCAAGACCATAAGAAACCTTTGTTGAACCAATAGATCTCGTCTGTTGTTGATTGAGTTCAAGGCTGAAACTCCTTCCGCTGACCCTAGGCAATGTGAATTCTCCATCACCTCCTTGGGTTGGATTCATCGCAAGGTCTTTGTGTTCATCGATGTTTCTTAGGTATGCTAGTGTTCCCGATCCAAGGGGACAAAATCCACACcaggctggccatggtggccaaaactttgATAGACGAGATTGAGGGACAGACATATACCATTATCCCTATGATCATTGCAAACATGTATCGGGCCTTGGAGTGTTGTCAGAAGGGGCAGAGATacttcgagggttgcaacttgtTGTTGCAGGTTTGGTTGTTAGAGCATCTCCAAAAAGATCAATATCGTCAGGAGCTTCCACGAAGtccgtggaatgatcacatagccttccatcatcccaagaaaatgacctatatcccagacatgtttgctcaaccaaaggatgttgtaggatgggtgcagtttttcaacaatttaaccgaggaccaggttcaatggatgttcgagtggttccctaccgacaagttcatcatcagatccatgGATGTTCCCTACTTGGTACTGATTAGgttaaggggcatatacccttatgctcccctcagggttatgagacaggcaCGCAGGAGATAGGTCATACCGCGAgttgctaaaatgagtcacttcatagcTGATTTCCAAGGTGATGCCATTCCATACAAAAATGAagcacaacacatgtggcacttgaagattattgtggaaaaggataccatcgagccagatcgatATCATGTTGGTCATGCGTACttacccctcatggttggatgataacatATCAGGAAAattcgagccaagggttggtccaggaacCAGGTCATAGATGAAGTTGCCAAAGCACGGGTAAAGTATAACAAATTGCACAAAAGAGTTCGCGAGTCTGAAGCCGAGAATATGGAGCAACATAAGGCCTATATGGAaatgatcaatgagtggaaagagagggctgttaaatccagcgaaaggctggaatacctggagtacactctgatggaattggaagggaGGATGAGGAACAGAGTCAccgattgccagaacgctgagggaaacgaaggaggacatttggaaagggcattcttactgctgAACCTGCGCGAACTGGGGGAActgatcgacaagagcatccagactggagagggtccttctgggaccaaatagattaggtttacttgcttttcaaatgtaataaggccaagtgtcattagtgacattatcttatttagtgtcgttttgggtcgtctatttttacattaatggaatgaggcaattattggcactgaatttctccaaatctatctgtcgctaggcctacctcgggcacaacgaggctcccaaattagaaCGCAAATTTAtatttccgcaatatgtgtttaaatatcgcaaacatttcagaatccttactgacttgtttaccttttgtttttctttattctttattattcccatcccctaggGTTGGTTCACATATAGtggcatcatcaacatatcacaacagatctagaggccctccacctcctcctcctccaagtaataggAGAAGCAGAGGGAAAACTAAGATGGATGAcataagtggtattcgaaaggaaaatgcTGAGAATGCGtaaacttcagatggtcggagtactccggcaccaaatgaCCTGGTTTTgtggttggaacaaaagatactggagttacaggGAGAACTTGAGTAGGTCCGCAACTTAGAAACCCTCTCCCTCACCCTGAacgtccccgacatcaaccaacaaaataccaaaaacccaacacctccccaaaacacaccaaaccagtACCCACAAAATCCTCCAGCACCACATCAATATGTAACTCcacctcaaaatcccaatcctttaccaataccaactccaccacaacaccatcatcaaccaatccagtacccacaaaccactacctatcacactcctcagaatacaccacaacctattcccgatcctcaaaacttaaccaacgaccaccactacacccaaatccctggcgctcaccaaaacaaccctatatacgtagtcaaccaatctcctatacaccagaatctgctgagaaggacctgctcatcaagaacatggccgagGAACTCAAGATATTGACCAGtagagttcagggtgttgaaggagaTAAAGGGATATACGGTTTGAATTATGAGGATTTATGCATACAACCAGACGTGGAACTGTCGTAGAgttacaaacctcccaaatttgaaatatttgacgGAACATGTGACcccaaggttcatttgagaacttactgtgacaagctcgtaggggtcgcaaaagataaaaggatccgaatgaagctcttcatgagaagtcttaccGGGGATGCCCTGTCCTAGTACATAAGCCAGAACCCTAAGAAGTGGGCCAATTAGGGAAGCATGGATTCAGAAtttatggaccggttcaggttcaatacgaaaaatgcaccggatgtcttctatatccagaatttgaagaagaatccaagtgagactttccgcgagtatgctactcgatggaggtcaAAAGCAACCAAGGTCAGACCAacactagaagaagaacaaatgaataagttctttgtCAGGGAACaggacccacagtattatgaaaggctaatggtcattgtgaatcacaagttctccgatatcatcaaactcggagaaaagATTGAAGAAGGTACCAAAAGCGGGATGGTGataaattttgaggcactacaggccacgaacaaagcattacaatcaggcggcatatcaaagaaaagAGAAGTGGGGGCAataatggtggctcaaggcccaaaatctTCGCTCaaataccaaacacctccacccacataccaaccctcatctcccaggTATTCTTAATCTGCCACCGCCTATCACACTTATAATGCCCAGCCAGCCTACTATCATTCACATCCAACTCATCCAAATTACCAGAAACCTCGACCTAACTTTGATcgcaaaccacccagacaatacaccatTATTGCTAAACTCATCGACCAGTTGTACGAAAGGTTAAAAGCTGCTGGTTGTGTCATTCCTATTCCTT is drawn from Nicotiana tabacum cultivar K326 chromosome 22, ASM71507v2, whole genome shotgun sequence and contains these coding sequences:
- the LOC107785174 gene encoding co-chaperone protein p23-1 isoform X1 — its product is MSLHPQVKWAQRPDVVYLTVLLPDAKDSKVNLDPEGVFTFSATAGAGDRHYELKLELLDKVNVEESKISIGVRSIVCVLQKAEPKWWNKLLRGDAKTPHYVKVDWDKWVDEDDEADAGPGDMDMNSMDFSKFGDMGGMMGGMGGDMAGMMGGMGGMMGGMGGMMGGMGGDMAGMMGGMGGDMGDDLDDSDDEEQEVTKPSAKADEKVDGEPKEEGSKVADEAK
- the LOC107785174 gene encoding uncharacterized protein OsI_027940 isoform X2 codes for the protein MSLHPQVKWAQRPDVVYLTVLLPDAKDSKVNLDPEGVFTFSATAGAGDRHYELKLELLDKVNVEESKISIGVRSIVCVLQKAEPKWWNKLLRGDAKTPHYVKVDWDKWVDEDDEADAGPGDMDMNSMDFSKFGDMGGMMGGMGGDMAGMMGGMGGDMGDDLDDSDDEEQEVTKPSAKADEKVDGEPKEEGSKVADEAK